In the genome of Ananas comosus cultivar F153 linkage group 11, ASM154086v1, whole genome shotgun sequence, one region contains:
- the LOC109717243 gene encoding protein CHUP1, chloroplastic, with protein sequence MLVRLGFVVAASIAAYAVRQVNCSRPLQVKPPENGELAPKLEHKEEEEKDSEYDVKEHVEKEEEEEEEEEKVKTINSVINPAQSNSTPVNIEDDEMLPDFENLLSGEIELPLPNDKFDVKEKSQYDIEMANNASELERLRNLVKELEEREVKLEGELLEYYGLKEQESDIAELQKQLKIKTVEIDMLNITINSLQAERKKLQEEIAQSASAKKELEVARNKIKELQRQIQLDASQTKGQLLLLKQQVTGLQAKEEEASKRDAEVEKKLKAFKEMEVEVVELRRRSKELQHEKRELTVKLDAAEAKVAELSNLTESDLVASAREEITNLRHINEDLSKQVEGLQMNRFSEVEELVYLRWVNACLRYELRNYQTTSGKISARDLNKSLSPKSQERAKQLMLEYAGSERGQGDTDLESVSSMPSSPGSEDFDNASIDSLSSRYSSLSKKPTIIQKLKKWGKSKDDNGSLASPTRSPMRTSVSKAKGPLEALMLRNAGDGMAITSFGRKEQDPNDFLEDANLPQIRTQMSSNDQLNNVAASFHLMSRTVEGVAEDKYPAFKDRHKLALEREKAIKEKADQARAERFGNSSSDLKTKVEREKPVSLPPKLAQIKEKVPTASSDSNEQSSDSKMDSAVVVSKTKLAHIEKRAPRVPRPPPTPSGGAPASGNTSGGLPPPPPRPPPPPGAPPPPPPPGRPGGPPPPPPPPGGLLKGTGGGDKVHRAPELVEFYQTLMKREAKKEPTSLGSTTSSTADARSNMIGEIENRSTFLLAVKADVETQGDFVESLATEVRAARFTNIEDLVSFVNWLDEELSFLVDERAVLKHFDWPESKADALREAAFEYQDLMKLEKQVSSFVDDPKLSCEPALKKMYSLLEKVEQSVYALLRTRDMAISRYREFGIPVDWLSDAGVVGKIKLSSVQLAKKYMKRVATELDALNGAEKEHNREFLLLQGVRFAFRVHQFAGGFDAESMRAFEELRSRMNTQVPGAQKTDA encoded by the exons ATGCTTGTTAGATTAGGCTTCGTGGTTGCGGCCTCGATCGCAGCCTATGCAGTTAGGCAGGTTAACTGTTCGCGGCCGCTGCAAGTAAAGCCTCCAG AAAATGGCGAGCTGGCACCAAAACTTGAGCataaagaggaagaggaaaaagattCGGAATATGATGTCAAAGAACAT gttgagaaagaagaagaggaggaggaggaggaggagaaagttAAAACAATCAACAGCGTGATAAATCCAGCCCAAAGCAATTCGACTCCTGTCAACATAGAAGATGATGAAATGCTCCCCGACTTCGAAAACCTCCTCTCCGGAGAAATCGAATTACCGCTGCCGAACGATAAGTTCGACGTCAAGGAGAAGTCTCAGTACGATATCGAGATGGCCAACAATGCTTCTGAATTGGAGAGGCTTCGCAATTTGGTTAAGGAGTTGGAGGAAAGGGAGGTTAAGCTCGAAGGCGAGCTTCTCGAGTACTACGGCCTTAAAGAGCAGGAGTCGGATATAGCTGAATTGCAGAAGCAGCTGAAGATCAAGACAGTGGAGATTGATATGCTGAACATAACAATAAACTCTTTGCAAGCGGAGAGGAAGAAGCTTCAGGAGGAAATCGCGCAAAGTGCTTCTGCGAAGAAGGAGTTGGAGGTTGCGAGAAACAAGATAAAGGAGCTTCAGAGGCAGATACAGCTCGACGCGAGCCAGACGAAGGGGCAGCTTCTGCTTCTGAAGCAGCAGGTCACGGGGCTGcaggcgaaggaggaggaggcgtcGAAGAGAGATGCGGAGGTCGAGAAGAAGCTGAAAGCTTTTAAGGAGATGGAAGTGGAGGTGGTGGagttgaggaggaggagcaagGAGCTGCAGCATGAGAAGAGGGAGCTGACGGTGAAGCTTGATGCTGCTGAAGCCAAAGTGGCAGAGCTCTCCAATTTGACAGAG AGTGATTTGGTCGCCAGCGCGAGAGAGGAGATCACCAATCTAAGACACATCAATGAAGATCTCTCCAAGCAAGTTGAAGGCCTACAAATGAACCGGTTCAGCGAAGTAGAGGAACTGGTCTACCTGCGCTGGGTCAACGCGTGCCTACGCTACGAACTCCGGAATTACCAAACTACTTCAGGCAAAATCTCGGCTCGCGATCTGAACAAAAGCTTAAGCCCGAAATCGCAAGAGAGAGCCAAACAGCTTATGCTAGAATACGCTGGATCCGAGCGCGGCCAAGGCGACACCGATCTCGAAAGTGTTTCCTCAATGCCTTCTTCGCCAGGAAGCGAAGACTTCGACAATGCTTCTATAGACAGCTTATCTAGCAGATACAGCTCTCTCAGCAAGAAACCAACTATAATTCAAAAGCTTAAGAAGTGGGGGAAAAGCAAGGATGATAACGGCTCTTTAGCCTCGCCCACAAGGTCCCCGATGAGGACTAGTGTGAGTAAAGCGAAGGGCCCGTTGGAAGCTCTGATGCTAAGAAACGCCGGAGATGGCATGGCCATCACTAGTTTCGGAAGGAAAGAACAAGACCCCAATGACTTCTTGGAAGATGCTAATCTCCCGCAGATAAGAACGCAAATGTCGTCGAATGACCAATTGAACAATGTGGCGGCTTCGTTCCACCTTATGTCGAGGACGGTCGAAGGTGTAGCTGAGGACAAGTATCCGGCATTCAAAGACAGGCACAAGCTCGCGTTGGAGAGGGAGAAGGCGATAAAGGAGAAAGCAGACCAAGCGAGAGCGGAGAGGTTCGGCAATAGTAGCAGTGATTTGAAAACCAAAGTAGAGAGGGAGAAACCTGTTTCGCTCCCTCCGAAGCTAGCCCAAATAAAGGAGAAGGTTCCAACGGCTAGTTCGGATTCAAATGAGCAGTCTAGTGATAGCAAAATGGATAGTGCGGTAGTAGTGAGTAAAACCAAGCTTGCTCACATTGAGAAAAGGGCTCCGAGAGTTCCTCGCCCGCCACCGACACCGTCGGGCGGTGCTCCTGCAAGTGGTAATACCTCAGGTGGCTTACCGCCACCGCCTCCACGTCCGCCACCGCCTCCAGGtgcgccgccaccaccgccgccacctGGCAGGCCTGGCgggccaccgccaccgccgccacctcctGGAGGCCTATTGAAGGGCACCGGAGGAGGCGACAAAGTGCATCGCGCCCCGGAGCTGGTTGAATTCTACCAGACGCTGATGAAGCGTGAGGCGAAGAAGGAACCGACTTCTCTGGGTTCTACGACATCGAGCACCGCTGACGCGAGAAGCAATATGATCGGAGAGATCGAGAACCGATCGACATTCCTCTTAGCT GTAAAAGCTGATGTTGAGACACAAGGTGATTTTGTTGAATCTTTGGCCACCGAGGTCCGAGCTGCAAGATTTACAAATATTGAAGATCTTGTCTCCTTTGTTAATTGGCTGGACGAAGAACTGTCCTTCTTG GTCGATGAACGGGCCGTTCTTAAGCACTTCGATTGGCCTGAGAGTAAAGCTGATGCCCTGAGAGAGGCGGCTTTCGAATACCAGGACCTGATGAAATTAGAGAAACAGGTCTCGTCTTTCGTCGACGACCCTAAACTTTCATGTGAACCTGCACTGAAGAAAATGTACTCGCTGCTCGAAAA AGTCGAGCAGAGCGTTTACGCGCTCCTGCGAACCCGAGATATGGCTATTTCACGCTATAGGGAGTTCGGAATTCCAGTTGATTGGTTATCAGATGCAGGTGTAGTGGGCAAG ATCAAACTATCATCTGTCCAACTGGCAAAGAAGTACATGAAGAGGGTCGCGACCGAGCTCGATGCTTTGAACGGCGCCGAGAAAGAGCATAACAGGGAATTCTTGCTTCTCCAGGGTGTGAGGTTCGCCTTCAGGGTTCATCAG TTTGCGGGAGGATTCGACGCGGAGAGCATGCGGGCATTCGAGGAACTGAGAAGCAGGATGAATACGCAAGTTCCTGGTGCTCAGAAAACTGATGCCTGA